A stretch of DNA from Nitrospira sp. KM1:
TGGATATAGAGTCCCCAATCACCCGTACAATGGGATAGCGCGATATTGGTTTGCTGCGAGTAGATCAGGCCGTCCTTGCGCAGCGCTTCGTCCCACACCGATTCGACGATTCTGATCCTGGGATCGCGGATCGACCTGATCAAGTCCAGCGTGCCGTCTTCGCACCGGCCGACGTTGACGATGAACTCATCGCAGACGGGCAGCGCGGAGCATATCGATTCCACGATTGGGTAATCGTATTTGACCGCATTGCGGCAAAACGTAAAGCCGCTGACTTTCACGCGCCGTCCCGCTGCCGTTCCCACAGCTTGGCGTATTTCATGACTGTGTAATAGGCATAGAGCCCTGAAAGAATCAACCCGGGCATGCCGTCCAGAAATCCCCTCCGTTGGATGTACATTTTTACGAACGACGCCAGCGGATGCGTCACCAGTTGGTGCCCGCGAAACCGGCGCCCCTGGCCGTCCATGCGCGCGGCCATCAGCGTTGAATAGCGATCCTGCTTCTCGACATAGTGATCGATGTCGCGGAAAGGGAACTGCAGGGCGGGCTGGGCGAGGTACCCCACCGGACCGTCACAGTCGAACCCTTCATGAACCAGTTCCTGCCGATATCGGAACCGGCTTTTACGGAACAGCTGCGGCTGGCGATAGTCGGGATACCAGCCGCAGTGTCTGATCCAGTGCCCCAGAAAATAGTTTTTCCGCGGTACGAAGTACGCGTCCGCAGCGGGGTGTCCTTCCAGCAGCCGCATGATCTCCTCTCGCAGTTCGAGAGTCATGCGTTCATCACTGTCCAGGCTGAATACCCAATCGTGCGAACAATAGGCCAGCGCCCGATTGCGGAGATCGCCGAACCCCTTGAACTCGACCTGATGGATCCGATCCGTAAATTCGCGCGCGATGGCCGCCGTGCGGTCGGTGCTGTGAGAATCCACGACGATCAACTCGTCCGCCCATTTCACCGATTCCAGGCAGGCGCGCATGTTGGGCTCATCGTTATACGCGATCACGTACACGGAGAACTTAGACATGCACGACCTTCAGGGGCGCGCGCTTGGCAATGACCTGCCGGACCTGCTCCGCCACGGTTTCGACGGTCAGCCGGTCCAGACAGTCCCAATACGGACAGGCTTCATAAATACATTTTTCACAGGTGGGCACATCCGGTCTCAGAACCACTCCGAACCCCAACGGCTTCCATCGAGTGGGAAGATTGTTCCGGCGAGGATCAAACAGACTCACGTTCGGGACTTCCAATCCGGCGGCGATATGAGCAGGGCCCGTGGCTCCGGACACCACCGCGTGGCTCTCGGCGATGAGTGCCATCAGTTCGCGCACTGATAAGGTTCCCATCAGATTCACGGTTCCCTCGGGAAGCGGCCGTTGCGAGAGGACATCCTTGGAAAACTGTGCCGCTTCGCCCGGACTTCCGGTCAGCACGACCTGCATTCCTGCCCGCTGCAGATGCTCAGCGAGGTCGCGATATGACTCGATCCGCCAGCGACGCGCGGCAAAACCGCCTGGATGCAACACAACCCGAGGGACTCCCAACCCGGACAGTCGTCGCCGAGCCGCTTCGCGCTCCTCATCGGTCAGAACCAGTCGTGGAGGCGCCGCCGATCCGACAGAGACTCCCAAACCCCGCAACATACCGACGTTGTACTCGATCTCGTGCTTGGAAAAATCCTTGCGGTGTTCGTAGATTCTCCTGTTCGCCAACACACTGTACCATCGGTATCCGGTGGCCACCCGTATCGGAACGCGGGCGAGAAACGCCGCCCACATGAGCCGGCGGAACGGCTTGAGAAATACCACGGCATCGATGCCCCGGCGGAACATGGCGATCAACTCGCGCAACGGTTCCCGCCCTGTCACGGTCCAAATCTCGTCGAGATCGGCGTGGTGATGAAGCACCGGCGCAGCATAGACGCTCGAAAGAAATGTGACCCGGGCCTGCGGCATCGCCCGTTTCAACGCCGTGGCTGACGGCAGGCAGAGAATCTGATCTCCGATGCCGTCGGGACGGGCCAGCAGGACATTCATTTCGATGCCATACGTCCGGCGAATTGGGATTCGACCGCCGCCATGACCTGCTCCGGCGACACCAGATGCAGACATTCAAGCGTCACGGCGTTCCGGCAGGTGCGGCTGAAACACGGTGAACAGGGAATCGACGTCTTCAATACGCGGTGTCCGGACCCGTAGGGGCCCGTGCGGGCCGGACTCGTCGGTCCGAAGACGGCGACCACCGGAGTCCCCACCGCCGCAGCCACGTGCATCGGCCCCGAATCGTTCGTCACGAGAACCGACGCGCGTGACAACAGCGCCGGAAGTACACCGACGCTTGAAGCGCCCGTGATGTCCATCGGTTTCGTACGCATCAACGCCTTCACACGTTCCGCATCTCCACGTTCGGCAGGCCCGCCCGTAAAGACCACCGCCCCCAGCCTCTCCTCTTGTATTCGGTCCGCCACCGCGGCAAACGAGCCGGCCGGCCATCGCTTCGTCGGCCAGCGGGCCGACACGTTCATCGCGATCCACGGCCGGCCTATTTCAAGGCCCGCATCCCGCAGCAGACGGTCTACGGTAATATGATCGCTATCCGGTATCCTGAATGAAAACTCCGGATTTCCTCCCAAAGTCGCTCCGAGTGCCTTCGCGATCAGCAGATAGCGGTCGACGGCATGCATGTCGGGCGTGGGAACCTCGATCCTGTCCGAGTAGAACCATGGACTGCCCTCGCGTGCGCGGGCAAATCCCACTCGTCGACCGGCGCCGCTCCCCCATGCCATGAAGGCGCTTCTCAAAAGCCCCTGAAGATCGACCGCCAGATCGAATTGTTCCTTCCGCAACGCCGGAATTTGAGATAACCATCCCGCAAACCCACGGTCGACAGACCAGGTCCGGTGCACCCCTTCGATTCGCTCGACGATGGCCGACCATTCGCGTTTGACCAGCCAGGTGATGGCAGCAGCAGGATAACGGCGGCGAAGAGCAGCCAACGCCGGCATCGCGTGCACGATATCGCCGAGGGAACTCGGCTTGACAAACAGAATTCTTCGATAGTCTTCCATCGGTTCACGCTTGACGCCCGCTCACCGGCTCCGAAACGGTCTCGGCTTTCTTTGCCTGAGACGCATCACGAAGGATCCACTCCACGGCTTCCGTCATCGTGGCGGCCACGGCATCGGGCATCGCCTGCTCGGCTTTCAGCGCTTCGAGCGCAGGAGCATCGACGACGCCGCCGGTGACGAGCACCGCGCGTGCTCCGATGATGCGGGCCAACTGCATATCGCGCGCATGGTCGCCGATCACGTAGGATTTCTTCAGATCCAACTGCAATTCCGCAACCGCACGGTCGACCATACCGCGGCCGGGTTTTCGGCAGAGACATCCGTCGTCCGGATGGTGCGGACAAAAATAGATGGCATCGAGCGCGGCATCGTGCTGCTCGAGCAGACCCTGCAGTCTGGCGTGAATGGCATCGAGATCTTTCAGCGTCAGAAATCCTCTCGCCACGCCGGATTGATTCGTCACGACGACCAGTCGCGCCCCTGCAGCCTTGAACCGGGCCAGCGCCTCGGGAACGCCGGGCAACAGCTTGAGATCCGCCGCTGATTTCAAATAACCGGGGTCCACATTGAGCGTGCCGTCGCGGTCGAGGAAGATCGTCGTTCCCTCCAATATATTGAACTCGGCTTTGATTTCCTTGAGGCTCGAATCCGCCCCTTGAGGCCCGATGCCGGTGAGGTCTCGCAGTCCAAATGACGCCGGGAGTCGCGGGGTTGCGGCCTCCAGGACGTGTTGAACCGAAACCCCCGTCATGCAGCGATGGTCGATCGGACATTCCCGCAACATGCACGGTGCGCAGTCGACAGGATGGCGTACCAGCGTATGAATCTCGCCGACGGGTGACGTCGTTTTCCAATCGGTAGGGCCGAAGATGGCCACGACGGGAACGTTCATGGCCGCAGCGATATGCATTGGGCCGGTATCGTTCGTCAACAATATGGAGCAGCGGGCGACGGCCGCCATCAGCTGGCGGATAGTCGTAGCTCCGGACAGGACGACGACAGGAACCGTCAATTGCCCGGCTATCTCGGCGCCTATCGCTTCCTCGCCCTTGGCGCCGATGATGACGACCGCGACGCGTTTATTCCCGCCCTCCTGCACTTGCCGGCAAAGTCTTGCGGCTGCTTCAGCAAACCGGGCAGGCAGCCATCGTTTTGCTCCTCCATATGTCGACCCCGGATTGATGCCGACGATCAGATCCGAGGCCCTGATGCCGGATGGTAGCAACCGTTCATCGATGGCCTGCGACTCTTCAGGCAACAGGGACAACTTCGGCGCATCCGGTTCACCGGAAAGACCCAGCGGCCGGAGCAAGTTCCAATAATAATGAACTTGATGAACCGACCCTCGGCGATTGGACACGCTGATCGGATCCGACAACAGGAACGTGCGGCCGTCCGTCGCGTAGCCGTGGCGCGAGGGAATTCCAGCCAGATACGCCAACAGCGCGGCTTCAAAGGCATTTTGGAAAAGCACGGCCACATCAAAACGCCCGTTGCGGAGTTCACGGGCCAATGTCCATTTCCCGATGAGCCCGGCATGGCGTTCCTTCCAGTCATAGACAATGATCTGATCCACCGCCGGATGTCCGGTGAACAGGTCCCCGATCGCCGGTTTCACGAGGAGAGAGAGCGCCGCGCTGGGGTACAGGCGCTTGATGCCGCGAATGGCAGGCTCGCACATGACGGCATCCCCGAGCCAGTTGGGCGCACGAACCAGAATGCGATGTATTGGACCGCTACGCACAAGCCTCCGTCATTCGGGCTGCAGGCAGATGGGTCACCAACTCCCTGAGCCGGTCTTCTCCCGATGTGACCTCCGCACCGATACGGAGAGCCCACCAGATGGCCTCATCTGCTCCGATCAGGCGCGCGAGCTTGCCGGCATCCTTTTCGGTTGTCACGACGAGTTCGGCCCGGACTGCCTTGGCTCTGCCTCGGATATCATTCACGTCTACCGGAGTATACCGATGGTGATCGGCGTACGACGTCTCGTCCAGTATGGAGAGCCCCGTCGCTTCGGCCAGCATTCGGAAGGATGCCGCGTTGCCGATACCGCTGCAGAGAAGCGCTGTCTTGCCACGACCCCACTGAATCGATCGCCGCTCATCGGAAGCCACAGACACCAGCGCCTCGGGCCTGAAGATGATTTGCCCCGGGATAAGGTCGCGCGAGAGGACAGTCCGGAGTCGAGTGAGGGCGGCTGTCACAAGATCAGGATCGTCCGCGCGCGTGATCATCACGCTCGTGGCACGATGCGCGGCCTGGATGGGCTCCCTCAATCTGCCGGCCGGCAGCGAGGCCCCGAGGCCGTCCACGTCCGTGGCATCGATCAGCAATATGTCGACGTCGCGATGCAGACCAAGATGTTGAAACCCGTCGTCGAGCAGAATGCAGTCCACGGAGTGACGGTCCAGTATCCACCGTCCCAGTTCGTACCGGTCGGCTCCGACCGCGACGATCGCCTTCGGACAGCGCCGCGCCATGAGGTGCGGCTCGTCCCCCGCTTCCTCGGGGCCGGCCAGAATATCCTGCCCGTTCGAAACGAGGAGCTTGGAGACGGTGCTGTTCCGTCGATAACCTCGACTCAAGATCGCCACCCGTTTTCCTTCTGCAGACAACCATTCTGCCAGACGGATGACGACAGGCGTCTTTCCTGTGCCCCCCATCGTCAGGTTGCCGACACTGATCACGGGAACCGGAAGCCGCCGCTGTCGGAACCACCCTCGTCCATACAACCAGGCGCGCAGACGCGCCGCCAGGGCATACGGTGCTGCGACCCAGAGCAGCCACCGACGGATGGGCGTTCCCGGATTCAACATGACATGTTACCGTTCTGTCACCAACGACAGCGGAGGAGCGGAGACCGGAGGGGAAGGGCGTGGGGAATCCGCGGTGAGCACTTGTTCGATCGCCTCCAGCGTCGCCTCCAGCGCCCCTTGATTTTGCTTCACCACGCTGAGCGCCGCCTGCCCCATGCGATGGCGTTCTTCGATCTGTTCAAATAGAGCCATCATTCGACCGGTCAGATCTGTTTCGTCTGTTACACGAACGCCACCTCGAGCCTGCAGCAACAGGTTGGCGATTTCGGCGCAATGGTCCGTATGGGGACCAAATACCACCGGCTTTCCCCATACAGCCGGTTCCAGAAGATTGTGTCCTCCAACCGGAACCAAGGTTCCTCCCACAAATGCCACGAGGGCCTCACGATACACCGCCGCCAGTTCGCCGCGCGAATCCAAAACGAGCACCTGCGGCTTATCCGTTCGCCCGCGCCCTTCGATGGCGCTGCGCCGCCGGACAGTGAACCCACGGTCGCGCGCCAGGGATTCCACCTGACCGCTTCGTTCGATATGTCGAGGAGCCACGATCAACCGTGCCGTCGGATAGCGTTCGATGATCGTGTGATAGCATCCCATCAACGCCTCTTCCTCACCCGGATGGGTGCTTCCCGCCACAATCAGGAGATCATCGGGACCGAATCCGAGAGCCTCCCTGAGGTCCCTCTGACCGGCAATGCTCGGAGTCATCTGATCGAATTTGATATTGCCCGTGCGGCGTACGCCGGCTGGGTCGGCCCCGAGAGCGACAATGCGTTCGACGTCACGGTCCGACTGCATGAGGCAAAGCCGGAGCGACCGCAACATGGGCCGGTAAAACGCGCGCACGGGCTTCCACTGCTGTCGCGCGAACGACCGTGTCGACAGCCTCCCGTTCACCATAACTGTCGGAACGCCTGCCAGGGAGAGCGACCTGAGGAGATTCGGCCACAACTCGGTTTCGACGAAGATATAGATGATCGGACGGAGAGAGGCGATCGTGCGGGAAACGGCCCAGGGAAAATCAAGCGGCGCATAACAATGTTCCGCAATTCCGGCCAGGCGCTGCTCTACGGCTTCACGTCCGGTCTCGGTAACGGTGGAAACCATGAACCGGAGTTCAGGATGCCTGTGGTGAAGCGCCAAGACCAACGGAGTCACGGCGACCGCTTCACCCAGCGAGACGGCATGAATCCATACGACCGGCCGGCCGGAAGGATCGGGAGCGGGCGGAGCCATGCCCAGTCGCTGACGCAAGCCGCGCCGACACCGTGGTTTGGATACGAGAACGGCCACAATCACGGGAAAGGCGAGGAGCAAACCCAGGTTATACAGGACATTCCACATGGATCAGGCCCCTGCCGTGTCGTCAGCCTTGGCCGTGAGGCGGTTCAGCGCGGCTTCGAGTTCCAGCCGTTTGGCTTCCTGCAGCGGCGCGTCCGCGTCACGAGGAACCCAGAGCGGCGCCCCCCAGACGTAACAACCGCGGGAGAATGGGTATGGGACCATGAACCGGTCCCAGCTCGCGAAGAGTTTTTTTTTGAGCAGCCGAATGCGAGCGGGACGATCGGAAGACCCGATGCGCGGGCCAGTTGAATCACGCCGAACTTCACCGATTGTCGCGGTCCCTTCGGTCCATCCGGAGTCACGACAAGGTCCATCCCGCTCCGGCCCAGGCGGATCAATTCCCGCAACGCCTCGACGCCCCCTCTTGTACTGGATCCCCGCACGGTTCCGAATCCGAACCGGCCGACGATCCGCGCGATGATTTCCCCGTCTTCGTGCTGACTGATCAGGATATGGGCCTTCTTACCGCGGTAGGTCAGCGGCATCATGAGCTGCTGCGCATGCCAGAACGCGATGATCGCACGCTGTCCCTCACGATAGAGCGCATCGATGTCTTCAGACCCGAGCGTCTCAATCCGCATGGACCGTCCGAGCCCCCGGATGATCGACGCACCAACCGGAGGCAGCACGCTGAGCTTCAGCCAACGTTGCAAACGTTTGTTCAGCCGGCTAGCCATTGGGCATATCCTGGAATTGCATGGCATGCAGGCGTTTGTAGACGCCGCCCCGCAGCAGCAACTCTTCGTGCGTTCCGATCTCGACAATCGAGCCGCGGTCGAACACGATGATTCGGTGGGCCCGTTGAATCGTAGACAGCCGATGCGCGATGACGACCGTGGTACGGTTCTGCATGAGATTGCCCAGCGCCAGCTGGACGACGCGTTCGGACTCCGTATCCAGCGCGGAGGTCGCTTCGTCCAGAATGAGCAGCGGCGGATCGCGCAAAATGGCGCGCGCAATGGCCAGCCGCTGGCGTTCGCCTCCAGACAACTTGACGCCCTTTTCGCCGATCACCGTGTCGTAGCGTTGCGGAAGGCGGTCCACGAAATCATGCGCATAGGCCTGCCGGGCCGCCTGGATA
This window harbors:
- a CDS encoding lysophospholipid acyltransferase family protein, with the translated sequence MASRLNKRLQRWLKLSVLPPVGASIIRGLGRSMRIETLGSEDIDALYREGQRAIIAFWHAQQLMMPLTYRGKKAHILISQHEDGEIIARIVGRFGFGTVRGSSTRGGVEALRELIRLGRSGMDLVVTPDGPKGPRQSVKFGVIQLARASGLPIVPLAFGCSKKNSSRAGTGSWSHTHSPAVVTSGGRRSGFLVTRTRRCRKPNGWNSKPR
- the lpxK gene encoding tetraacyldisaccharide 4'-kinase; the encoded protein is MLNPGTPIRRWLLWVAAPYALAARLRAWLYGRGWFRQRRLPVPVISVGNLTMGGTGKTPVVIRLAEWLSAEGKRVAILSRGYRRNSTVSKLLVSNGQDILAGPEEAGDEPHLMARRCPKAIVAVGADRYELGRWILDRHSVDCILLDDGFQHLGLHRDVDILLIDATDVDGLGASLPAGRLREPIQAAHRATSVMITRADDPDLVTAALTRLRTVLSRDLIPGQIIFRPEALVSVASDERRSIQWGRGKTALLCSGIGNAASFRMLAEATGLSILDETSYADHHRYTPVDVNDIRGRAKAVRAELVVTTEKDAGKLARLIGADEAIWWALRIGAEVTSGEDRLRELVTHLPAARMTEACA
- a CDS encoding glycosyltransferase family 2 protein, which encodes MSKFSVYVIAYNDEPNMRACLESVKWADELIVVDSHSTDRTAAIAREFTDRIHQVEFKGFGDLRNRALAYCSHDWVFSLDSDERMTLELREEIMRLLEGHPAADAYFVPRKNYFLGHWIRHCGWYPDYRQPQLFRKSRFRYRQELVHEGFDCDGPVGYLAQPALQFPFRDIDHYVEKQDRYSTLMAARMDGQGRRFRGHQLVTHPLASFVKMYIQRRGFLDGMPGLILSGLYAYYTVMKYAKLWERQRDGA
- the waaF gene encoding lipopolysaccharide heptosyltransferase II — its product is MEDYRRILFVKPSSLGDIVHAMPALAALRRRYPAAAITWLVKREWSAIVERIEGVHRTWSVDRGFAGWLSQIPALRKEQFDLAVDLQGLLRSAFMAWGSGAGRRVGFARAREGSPWFYSDRIEVPTPDMHAVDRYLLIAKALGATLGGNPEFSFRIPDSDHITVDRLLRDAGLEIGRPWIAMNVSARWPTKRWPAGSFAAVADRIQEERLGAVVFTGGPAERGDAERVKALMRTKPMDITGASSVGVLPALLSRASVLVTNDSGPMHVAAAVGTPVVAVFGPTSPARTGPYGSGHRVLKTSIPCSPCFSRTCRNAVTLECLHLVSPEQVMAAVESQFAGRMASK
- a CDS encoding 3-deoxy-D-manno-octulosonic acid transferase, translated to MWNVLYNLGLLLAFPVIVAVLVSKPRCRRGLRQRLGMAPPAPDPSGRPVVWIHAVSLGEAVAVTPLVLALHHRHPELRFMVSTVTETGREAVEQRLAGIAEHCYAPLDFPWAVSRTIASLRPIIYIFVETELWPNLLRSLSLAGVPTVMVNGRLSTRSFARQQWKPVRAFYRPMLRSLRLCLMQSDRDVERIVALGADPAGVRRTGNIKFDQMTPSIAGQRDLREALGFGPDDLLIVAGSTHPGEEEALMGCYHTIIERYPTARLIVAPRHIERSGQVESLARDRGFTVRRRSAIEGRGRTDKPQVLVLDSRGELAAVYREALVAFVGGTLVPVGGHNLLEPAVWGKPVVFGPHTDHCAEIANLLLQARGGVRVTDETDLTGRMMALFEQIEERHRMGQAALSVVKQNQGALEATLEAIEQVLTADSPRPSPPVSAPPLSLVTER
- the waaF gene encoding lipopolysaccharide heptosyltransferase II, coding for MRSGPIHRILVRAPNWLGDAVMCEPAIRGIKRLYPSAALSLLVKPAIGDLFTGHPAVDQIIVYDWKERHAGLIGKWTLARELRNGRFDVAVLFQNAFEAALLAYLAGIPSRHGYATDGRTFLLSDPISVSNRRGSVHQVHYYWNLLRPLGLSGEPDAPKLSLLPEESQAIDERLLPSGIRASDLIVGINPGSTYGGAKRWLPARFAEAAARLCRQVQEGGNKRVAVVIIGAKGEEAIGAEIAGQLTVPVVVLSGATTIRQLMAAVARCSILLTNDTGPMHIAAAMNVPVVAIFGPTDWKTTSPVGEIHTLVRHPVDCAPCMLRECPIDHRCMTGVSVQHVLEAATPRLPASFGLRDLTGIGPQGADSSLKEIKAEFNILEGTTIFLDRDGTLNVDPGYLKSAADLKLLPGVPEALARFKAAGARLVVVTNQSGVARGFLTLKDLDAIHARLQGLLEQHDAALDAIYFCPHHPDDGCLCRKPGRGMVDRAVAELQLDLKKSYVIGDHARDMQLARIIGARAVLVTGGVVDAPALEALKAEQAMPDAVAATMTEAVEWILRDASQAKKAETVSEPVSGRQA
- a CDS encoding glycosyltransferase family 9 protein — protein: MSASGVAGAGHGGGRIPIRRTYGIEMNVLLARPDGIGDQILCLPSATALKRAMPQARVTFLSSVYAAPVLHHHADLDEIWTVTGREPLRELIAMFRRGIDAVVFLKPFRRLMWAAFLARVPIRVATGYRWYSVLANRRIYEHRKDFSKHEIEYNVGMLRGLGVSVGSAAPPRLVLTDEEREAARRRLSGLGVPRVVLHPGGFAARRWRIESYRDLAEHLQRAGMQVVLTGSPGEAAQFSKDVLSQRPLPEGTVNLMGTLSVRELMALIAESHAVVSGATGPAHIAAGLEVPNVSLFDPRRNNLPTRWKPLGFGVVLRPDVPTCEKCIYEACPYWDCLDRLTVETVAEQVRQVIAKRAPLKVVHV